A genomic region of Devosia ginsengisoli contains the following coding sequences:
- the motA gene encoding flagellar motor stator protein MotA: MRLLIGILIVVGSVIGGYMGVGGHLYVLWQPFEFVIILGAAMGAYVIGNTGPVLKQTMSVFGTLFKGPKYNKAAYVELLGMQFSLYKLVQSKGILALEQHIENPHESTLFARFPTFANNHHAVEFVCDYLRMVTLGSNNVHEMEALMDEELETHHQENERVVNAMQALADGTPALGIVAAVLGVIHTMGAISEPPEVLGHMIGGALVGTFFGVFVAYGFFGPFAQSLRNIYEAEDKYFLSLKVGLLAHISGQVPVMAIEFARKALMSEDRPSFAEIDEATANLPAAT; this comes from the coding sequence ATGCGTCTTCTAATCGGCATCCTCATCGTCGTGGGCAGCGTCATCGGCGGGTATATGGGGGTCGGCGGGCATCTCTATGTGCTGTGGCAGCCCTTCGAATTCGTCATCATTCTCGGCGCGGCCATGGGGGCTTACGTCATCGGCAATACCGGGCCGGTGCTGAAGCAGACGATGAGTGTGTTCGGCACGCTGTTCAAGGGGCCGAAATACAACAAGGCGGCCTATGTCGAACTGCTCGGCATGCAGTTCAGCCTCTACAAGCTGGTGCAGTCCAAGGGCATCCTGGCGCTGGAGCAGCATATCGAAAACCCGCATGAATCGACGCTGTTCGCGCGCTTCCCGACCTTTGCCAACAATCACCACGCCGTCGAGTTCGTGTGCGACTATCTCCGCATGGTGACGCTGGGCTCCAACAATGTCCACGAGATGGAAGCCCTGATGGATGAGGAACTGGAAACCCACCACCAGGAGAACGAGCGCGTCGTCAATGCCATGCAGGCGCTGGCCGATGGGACGCCGGCTTTGGGCATCGTGGCGGCCGTGCTGGGCGTGATTCACACGATGGGCGCGATCAGCGAGCCACCCGAAGTGCTGGGCCACATGATCGGCGGCGCGCTGGTCGGCACCTTCTTCGGCGTCTTCGTGGCCTATGGCTTTTTCGGGCCGTTCGCGCAGTCGCTGCGCAATATCTACGAGGCGGAAGACAAGTATTTCCTGTCGCTCAAGGTCGGGCTGCTGGCCCACATTTCCGGCCAGGTGCCGGTCATGGCCATCGAATTCGCGCGCAAGGCGCTGATGTCGGAAGACCGGCCCAGCTTTGCCGAAATCGACGAGGCGACGGCGAACCTGCCCGCCGCCACATAG
- a CDS encoding ribonuclease activity regulator RraA, with translation MNEILREKLAGVSVATLATALFKRGLRNQVIQGVHPITAKGRNMVGPAFTLRYIPAREDRNQLAEFRNPAHPQRVAVETCPPGHVLVMDSRKDPRAASAGDILVTRLMVRGVAGVVTDGGFRDAATIGALDIPAYHTRPSSPTNLTLHEALDLNMPIGCGDVAVFPDDIVVGDDDCVIVIPQAIAEEVADEAVEMTAYEDFVVEQVKAGTPIIGLYPKTQDRFTAEFAAWRQREKR, from the coding sequence ATGAATGAGATCCTGCGTGAAAAGCTGGCGGGTGTTTCCGTCGCCACCCTGGCCACGGCCCTGTTCAAGCGCGGTTTGCGCAACCAGGTGATCCAGGGTGTGCATCCGATCACGGCCAAGGGGCGCAACATGGTCGGCCCGGCTTTCACTTTGCGCTATATTCCGGCGCGGGAGGATCGCAACCAACTGGCCGAATTCCGCAATCCAGCGCATCCGCAACGCGTGGCCGTGGAAACGTGCCCTCCGGGTCATGTGCTGGTGATGGATAGTCGCAAGGATCCGCGCGCCGCTTCGGCCGGGGACATATTGGTCACCCGCCTGATGGTGCGCGGCGTGGCCGGGGTCGTCACCGATGGCGGTTTCCGCGACGCCGCCACGATTGGGGCGCTCGATATTCCCGCCTATCATACCCGCCCATCCAGTCCGACCAACCTGACCCTGCATGAGGCCCTGGACCTCAACATGCCGATCGGTTGCGGCGATGTGGCGGTGTTTCCGGACGATATCGTGGTGGGTGACGACGATTGCGTGATCGTCATTCCCCAGGCCATAGCTGAAGAGGTAGCCGACGAGGCGGTTGAAATGACCGCCTATGAGGATTTCGTGGTCGAGCAGGTCAAGGCGGGTACCCCGATCATCGGTCTTTATCCCAAAACGCAGGACCGCTTCACCGCGGAATTCGCGGCCTGGAGACAGCGCGAAAAGCGCTAG
- a CDS encoding dihydrodipicolinate synthase family protein gives MMLSLDQALTGISGILVTPYDANGDVAPGRLAPIIDRALGAGLHMPVVNGNTGEFYALTIEEAATMVREVAGLIDGRAPLLAGIGRGIRDACALAKASAAAGATALMVHQPPDPFVSPRGIVDYMDAIADASGGLPMMLYLRNDAIGTKAIAELCARPGVKGVKWATPNPLKLAEAIAACDPAIVWVGGLAEVWAPAFYAVGARGFTSGLINVWPERSLAIHAALEASDYTEANRLISGMKAFEEIRAEEMNGTNVTGVKAALLALGRDCGPTRPPSAWPLTSSQQAKLDAFIAANQLT, from the coding sequence ATGATGCTGTCCCTCGATCAGGCGCTGACCGGCATTTCCGGCATTCTCGTTACGCCCTACGACGCCAATGGCGATGTTGCGCCCGGGCGCCTCGCGCCCATTATCGATCGTGCACTTGGGGCGGGCCTGCATATGCCTGTCGTCAACGGCAATACCGGTGAATTCTACGCGCTCACCATCGAAGAAGCGGCGACCATGGTGCGTGAAGTGGCGGGCCTGATCGACGGGCGTGCGCCGCTGCTGGCCGGAATCGGGCGCGGCATCCGCGATGCTTGCGCCCTGGCAAAAGCCTCCGCGGCGGCCGGGGCGACTGCGCTCATGGTGCATCAGCCACCCGATCCCTTCGTCTCGCCGCGCGGCATTGTCGACTATATGGATGCCATTGCCGACGCGTCGGGCGGGCTGCCCATGATGCTCTATCTGCGCAATGACGCCATCGGCACCAAGGCTATCGCGGAGCTCTGCGCCCGCCCCGGCGTCAAGGGCGTCAAATGGGCCACGCCCAACCCGCTCAAGCTGGCCGAAGCCATTGCCGCATGCGATCCGGCCATCGTCTGGGTTGGGGGGCTGGCAGAAGTCTGGGCGCCGGCCTTTTATGCCGTGGGCGCGCGCGGCTTCACCTCCGGTCTCATCAATGTTTGGCCCGAACGGTCGCTGGCCATCCATGCGGCGCTGGAAGCGAGCGACTACACCGAAGCCAACCGGCTTATCTCAGGCATGAAGGCCTTTGAGGAAATCCGCGCCGAGGAGATGAACGGCACCAATGTCACCGGGGTCAAGGCGGCATTGCTGGCGCTGGGCCGCGATTGCGGACCGACCCGGCCACCCTCGGCCTGGCCGCTGACATCAAGCCAGCAGGCCAAGCTCGACGCTTTCATCGCCGCCAACCAGCTCACCTGA
- the araD gene encoding L-arabinonate dehydratase — protein sequence MANATRKTAADLRSARWFAPDDLRSFGHRSRLMQLGYSEEDFMGRPVIGILNTWSELNSCHSHFPERVQSVKRGIAQAGGFAVELPTLSVDESFTKPTSMLYRNLLALETEEMIRSHPLDGVVLMGGCDKTTPGLVMGALTAGIPLIFLPAGPMLRGNYAGTVLGSGSDAWKYWDERRAGNVSDEQWRGLQGGIARSAGVCMTMGTASTMTAITDALGLTLPGASSIPAVDSGHSRMSADCGRRIVDMVWEDLVPSRIVTAASVRNAAIVAMATGCSTNAVVHLVAMARRAGIDLGLDELDALGRVTPLLANVRPSGKDYLMEDFYFAGGLRALMKQIADRLDTSCLTVNGKTVGENIADAVVYNDDVIRPLSNPVYHEGSLAVLRGNLCPDGAVIKPAACDVKFHVHQGPALVFDSYPEMKKAVEDENLAVTPDHVLVLRNAGPKGGPAMPEWGMLPIPKALIKQGHRDMLRISDARMSGTSYGACVLHVAPESYVGGPLGLLKTGDIVRLDLPNRRLDMLVAEDELERRRAVWSPPEPRFERGWGWMYTRHVTQADKGCDFDFLERDFGAAAGEPDIF from the coding sequence ATGGCCAACGCTACGCGCAAAACGGCAGCAGATTTGCGGTCGGCCCGGTGGTTCGCGCCGGATGATCTGCGCAGCTTCGGGCATCGGTCGCGGCTGATGCAGTTGGGCTATTCGGAAGAAGATTTCATGGGCCGGCCGGTGATCGGCATTCTCAACACCTGGTCCGAGCTCAATTCGTGCCACAGCCATTTCCCCGAGCGGGTCCAGTCGGTCAAACGCGGTATCGCGCAGGCCGGCGGGTTCGCGGTCGAACTGCCGACACTGTCGGTGGATGAGAGTTTCACCAAGCCCACCTCCATGCTCTATCGCAACCTGTTGGCCTTGGAGACCGAGGAGATGATCCGCTCGCACCCGCTCGATGGCGTGGTGCTGATGGGCGGTTGCGACAAGACCACGCCGGGCCTGGTGATGGGTGCCCTTACGGCCGGCATTCCGCTGATCTTCCTGCCAGCCGGTCCCATGCTGCGCGGTAATTATGCCGGCACGGTGCTGGGCTCGGGCTCCGACGCCTGGAAATACTGGGACGAGCGGCGCGCCGGCAATGTCAGCGACGAACAGTGGCGCGGCCTGCAGGGCGGCATTGCCCGCTCGGCCGGTGTCTGCATGACCATGGGCACGGCGTCCACCATGACTGCCATCACCGACGCGCTGGGCCTCACCCTGCCGGGCGCCTCTTCAATCCCGGCCGTGGATTCGGGCCATTCGCGCATGTCGGCGGATTGCGGCCGGCGGATCGTCGACATGGTCTGGGAGGATTTGGTGCCGTCGCGCATTGTCACCGCAGCGTCGGTGCGCAATGCGGCCATCGTCGCCATGGCGACGGGCTGCTCGACCAATGCCGTCGTGCATCTGGTCGCCATGGCGCGGCGTGCCGGTATCGATCTCGGCCTCGATGAACTCGATGCGCTGGGCCGGGTCACCCCGCTGCTCGCCAATGTCCGGCCGTCCGGCAAGGATTACCTGATGGAGGACTTCTACTTTGCCGGCGGGTTGCGGGCATTGATGAAACAGATCGCCGACCGGCTCGATACGTCCTGCCTGACCGTCAACGGCAAGACGGTGGGCGAGAATATCGCCGATGCCGTGGTCTACAATGACGATGTCATCCGGCCGCTCTCGAACCCGGTTTATCACGAGGGCTCGCTGGCGGTTCTGCGGGGCAATCTTTGCCCTGATGGCGCCGTCATCAAGCCGGCGGCTTGCGATGTGAAATTCCACGTTCACCAAGGCCCCGCACTGGTCTTTGACAGCTATCCCGAGATGAAGAAGGCGGTGGAGGACGAAAACCTGGCCGTTACGCCGGACCATGTTCTGGTGCTGCGCAATGCCGGGCCGAAAGGCGGGCCGGCCATGCCGGAATGGGGCATGCTTCCCATTCCCAAAGCGCTGATCAAGCAGGGGCATCGCGACATGCTGCGCATTTCCGATGCGCGCATGTCCGGCACGTCTTATGGCGCCTGCGTGCTGCATGTGGCGCCCGAATCCTATGTCGGCGGGCCGCTGGGCCTGCTGAAGACCGGCGATATCGTGCGGCTGGACCTGCCCAATCGGCGCCTCGACATGCTGGTCGCCGAGGACGAGCTGGAGCGGCGCCGGGCCGTCTGGTCGCCGCCCGAGCCTCGTTTCGAGCGCGGCTGGGGCTGGATGTATACCAGGCACGTCACCCAGGCCGACAAGGGCTGCGACTTCGATTTCCTCGAACGCGATTTCGGCGCTGCCGCCGGCGAACCCGACATTTTCTAG
- a CDS encoding LacI family DNA-binding transcriptional regulator: MTNRAKGSDQLRRSSGVTMTDVGRLAGVSQVTVSRALSTPQKVSPETLQRIEDAIRQTGYVPNAVAGALASSKSNLVAALMPSVTNIVYSSMLHAFSDIMWGHGYQIIFSETGFDLDREEKAIATHLSRRPDAMLLTGIKHGQGARRMLVNAGIPVVEVWDITDTPIDCCVGFSHAGAGSAAADFAIEAGYRHAVTITAGDERACRRRDAFAARFAKLSQTQVPAVDFDRSASLGLGRQALTQVLEQGVLPGTVLFCSSDQFAQGVLVEAADRGLSVPRDIAVIGFGDQEFAAYTEPSLTSIRIDRQILGQLAANALVDRFTAGTTLNAVHDVGFELVRRSSA; encoded by the coding sequence ATGACCAATCGCGCCAAGGGCTCCGATCAGCTTCGCCGCAGCAGCGGCGTCACCATGACCGATGTGGGGCGCCTGGCCGGCGTCTCCCAGGTCACGGTTTCACGCGCCCTCTCGACGCCGCAAAAGGTGTCGCCCGAAACTTTGCAGCGCATCGAGGATGCCATCCGCCAGACCGGTTACGTGCCCAATGCCGTGGCCGGCGCCCTCGCCTCGAGCAAGAGCAATCTCGTGGCCGCCCTCATGCCCTCGGTCACCAACATCGTCTATTCCAGCATGCTCCATGCCTTTTCCGACATCATGTGGGGACACGGCTACCAGATCATCTTTTCCGAGACCGGCTTCGATCTCGACCGCGAAGAAAAGGCGATCGCCACCCATCTTTCGCGGCGGCCCGATGCGATGCTGCTCACCGGCATAAAGCACGGCCAGGGCGCGCGGCGCATGCTCGTCAATGCCGGCATTCCAGTGGTGGAAGTCTGGGACATCACCGATACCCCGATCGATTGCTGCGTCGGTTTCTCTCACGCCGGCGCCGGCAGCGCCGCGGCGGATTTCGCCATCGAGGCCGGCTATCGCCACGCCGTCACCATCACGGCCGGCGACGAGCGGGCCTGCCGCCGGCGTGACGCCTTTGCCGCCCGCTTCGCCAAGCTTTCGCAGACACAGGTACCGGCCGTCGATTTTGACAGGTCCGCCTCGCTCGGCCTCGGCCGCCAGGCGCTGACCCAGGTGCTGGAACAGGGCGTATTGCCCGGCACCGTGCTGTTTTGCAGTTCAGACCAGTTCGCCCAGGGTGTGCTGGTGGAAGCGGCCGATCGCGGCCTGTCGGTGCCGCGCGATATCGCCGTCATCGGTTTCGGCGACCAGGAATTTGCCGCCTATACCGAGCCATCGCTGACCAGCATCCGCATCGACCGGCAGATTCTGGGACAACTGGCCGCCAATGCCCTGGTGGACCGCTTCACCGCCGGCACGACGCTGAACGCCGTTCACGACGTGGGATTTGAACTCGTCCGGCGCAGCTCTGCATAA
- a CDS encoding monovalent cation/H+ antiporter subunit A, with the protein MGFDDMMLIALIGLPFLGSVIAALLPSGARTGAAILAGLVALVCLALTIFSYTGIAGGEVVRHDIAWLPDLGLNVVLRLNGFSWLFAIMITGIGFLVVLYARYYMSPKDPVPRFFSFLLAFMGAMLGIVLSGNLIQLVMFWELTGIFSFLLIGYWHHNAGARDGARMALIVTGTGGLALLVAMLLMGHIVGSYDLDVVLASGDTIRNHPYYIPTLLLVLLAAFTKSAQFPFQFWLPRAMAAPTPVSAYLHSATMVKAGVFLLVLFWPVMAGTQAWQWIVTYTGLATLLIGAYSAIFQQDLKGVLAYSTISHLGLITALIGMSSPLALVAAIFHIANHATFKASLFMAAGIIDHETGTRDIRRLSGLFRFMPFTATLAMVAAAAMAGVPLLNGFLSKEMFFAETAIKNTNPFVDVSLPFAAVLGSLFAVTYSLRFIHGVFFGPPPTELDRVPHEPPALMRRPIEILVLICLLVGIIPGIAIGPYLGAAVLSVLGPEAPYYSLAIWHGFTTPLLMSLVALVGGVLLYFLLQKYLARGIDGAPLIDDLIGPRTFERLLILLSVRWAKTLERVFGTRRLQPQLAILVGIAVLAGAAPFLGASGRLSLSLEGADLALAFVWVIGTTCAVGAAVQAKYHRLAALMLMGGAGLATCITFVWFSAPDLALTQLLVEVVTTVLILLGLRWLPKRWQDANIDVAKSRGARFRRARDMVLAIASGTGLAFMAYAVMTRDAPRSIASFFVENAYALGGGHNVVNVILVDFRGFDTLGEITVLGIVALTTFALLRRFRPAADSIERPEQQVIQSGFEGQRSADAEGTILSDFLFVPSVIMRWLFPVIIVLAIYLFLRGHDQPGGGFIAGITMSIAFVLQYLAGGTRWVEDRLRILPTYWIGAGLLLALLTGIGSWLFGYPFLTTSFRYLDLPLFGKIPMATALLFDLGVFILVVGATVLILVAIAHQSIRGAKPARLRPARVDTPPAGNAEAE; encoded by the coding sequence CTGGGATTCGATGACATGATGCTTATTGCCCTGATCGGCTTGCCGTTTCTCGGTAGCGTGATTGCAGCACTGCTACCGTCGGGCGCGCGCACCGGGGCGGCGATCCTGGCCGGGTTGGTTGCACTTGTCTGTCTTGCCCTGACGATATTCAGCTATACCGGCATTGCCGGTGGGGAAGTCGTCCGCCACGACATTGCCTGGCTGCCCGATCTGGGCCTGAACGTGGTTCTCAGGCTGAACGGGTTTTCCTGGCTCTTCGCCATCATGATCACCGGGATCGGCTTTCTCGTCGTGCTCTATGCACGCTACTACATGTCGCCGAAAGACCCGGTGCCGCGCTTCTTCTCGTTCCTGCTTGCCTTCATGGGCGCCATGCTCGGCATCGTGCTGTCGGGCAACCTGATCCAGTTGGTGATGTTCTGGGAACTGACCGGCATCTTCTCCTTCCTGCTGATCGGCTACTGGCACCACAATGCCGGCGCCCGCGACGGTGCGCGCATGGCGCTGATCGTGACCGGCACGGGCGGGCTGGCGCTGCTGGTGGCCATGCTGCTCATGGGCCATATCGTGGGCAGCTATGACCTCGATGTGGTGCTGGCTTCCGGCGACACGATTCGCAACCATCCCTATTACATACCGACGCTGCTCCTGGTCCTGCTGGCGGCCTTCACCAAGAGCGCCCAGTTTCCCTTCCAGTTCTGGCTGCCCCGCGCCATGGCGGCGCCGACGCCGGTCTCGGCCTATCTGCACTCGGCCACCATGGTGAAGGCCGGCGTTTTCCTGCTGGTGCTGTTTTGGCCCGTCATGGCGGGAACCCAGGCCTGGCAGTGGATCGTTACCTATACCGGCCTCGCCACCCTGCTGATCGGCGCCTATTCGGCTATTTTCCAGCAGGACCTCAAGGGCGTGCTGGCCTATTCCACCATCAGCCATCTCGGTCTCATCACCGCCCTTATCGGCATGAGTTCGCCGCTGGCTCTGGTGGCCGCCATCTTCCACATCGCCAACCACGCCACGTTCAAGGCGTCCTTGTTCATGGCGGCGGGTATCATCGACCACGAAACCGGCACGCGCGATATCCGACGCCTCAGCGGCCTGTTCCGCTTCATGCCGTTTACCGCGACCCTGGCCATGGTCGCCGCGGCCGCCATGGCGGGCGTGCCGCTGCTCAACGGGTTCCTGTCCAAGGAAATGTTCTTCGCCGAAACCGCCATCAAGAACACCAACCCCTTCGTCGATGTCTCGCTGCCCTTTGCCGCGGTGCTGGGGAGCCTGTTCGCGGTGACCTATTCGCTGCGCTTCATTCACGGCGTCTTCTTCGGTCCGCCGCCAACCGAACTCGACCGCGTGCCGCACGAGCCGCCGGCCCTGATGCGCCGGCCCATCGAAATCCTGGTGCTGATCTGCCTGCTGGTCGGCATCATTCCGGGCATCGCCATCGGGCCTTATCTGGGCGCGGCGGTGCTGTCGGTACTGGGACCCGAAGCGCCCTATTACAGCCTTGCCATCTGGCACGGCTTCACTACGCCCCTGCTGATGAGCCTTGTGGCGCTGGTGGGCGGCGTACTGCTCTATTTCCTGCTGCAGAAATATCTGGCGCGGGGCATCGATGGCGCGCCGCTGATCGACGACCTGATCGGCCCGCGCACTTTCGAGCGCCTGCTGATCCTGCTGTCGGTGCGCTGGGCCAAGACGCTCGAGCGCGTCTTCGGTACGCGACGCCTGCAGCCGCAACTGGCCATACTGGTCGGCATTGCAGTCCTGGCAGGCGCCGCGCCCTTCCTCGGCGCTTCCGGCCGGCTCAGCCTGTCGCTCGAAGGCGCCGACCTGGCTCTCGCTTTCGTCTGGGTGATCGGCACGACCTGCGCCGTCGGCGCCGCAGTGCAGGCAAAATATCACCGGCTGGCCGCGCTGATGCTGATGGGCGGCGCCGGACTGGCCACCTGCATCACCTTTGTCTGGTTCTCGGCGCCCGACCTGGCATTGACGCAATTGCTGGTCGAAGTCGTCACCACCGTGCTGATCCTGCTGGGGCTGCGCTGGCTGCCCAAGCGCTGGCAGGATGCCAATATCGATGTGGCGAAGTCGCGCGGGGCACGGTTCCGGCGCGCCCGCGACATGGTCCTCGCCATCGCGTCGGGAACCGGCCTCGCCTTCATGGCCTATGCCGTCATGACCCGCGACGCCCCCCGCAGCATTGCCAGCTTCTTCGTCGAAAATGCCTACGCGCTGGGCGGCGGGCACAATGTGGTCAATGTCATCCTCGTCGATTTCCGCGGTTTCGACACGCTGGGCGAAATCACCGTGCTCGGCATCGTGGCACTGACAACGTTTGCCCTGCTGCGGCGCTTCCGCCCCGCGGCGGACAGTATCGAGCGCCCCGAACAGCAGGTCATCCAGAGCGGCTTTGAGGGGCAGCGCAGTGCCGATGCGGAGGGCACGATCCTGTCCGATTTCCTGTTCGTGCCATCGGTCATCATGCGCTGGCTGTTTCCCGTCATCATTGTGCTGGCGATCTACCTGTTCCTGCGCGGACACGATCAGCCGGGCGGCGGCTTCATCGCCGGGATCACCATGTCGATCGCCTTCGTGCTGCAATATCTCGCCGGCGGCACGCGCTGGGTCGAAGACCGGCTGCGCATCCTGCCCACCTACTGGATTGGCGCCGGCCTGCTGCTGGCGCTGCTGACCGGCATCGGATCGTGGCTGTTCGGCTACCCGTTCCTCACGACGAGCTTCCGCTATCTCGACCTGCCGCTCTTCGGCAAGATACCCATGGCGACGGCACTGCTGTTCGACCTTGGCGTCTTCATCCTCGTCGTGGGCGCAACCGTGCTGATCCTCGTCGCGATCGCGCACCAGTCGATCCGCGGCGCCAAGCCGGCACGGCTGCGGCCGGCACGCGTCGACACCCCGCCGGCTGGCAACGCGGAGGCCGAGTGA
- a CDS encoding Na+/H+ antiporter subunit C: MEAILAISIGVLAGSGVWLLLRPRSFQVIIGLSLISYAVNLFIFSMGGLKSDAAPIVDGITDAAAYADPVPQALVLTAIVIGFAMTALFLVVLLAARGLTGTDHVDGQER; encoded by the coding sequence ATGGAAGCGATCCTGGCAATCAGTATCGGCGTACTTGCCGGCTCGGGCGTGTGGCTGCTGCTGCGCCCCCGCAGCTTCCAGGTCATTATCGGGCTGTCGCTGATATCCTATGCGGTCAACCTCTTCATCTTCAGCATGGGAGGGCTGAAGAGTGACGCGGCGCCCATCGTCGACGGCATCACTGATGCGGCTGCCTATGCCGATCCGGTGCCGCAGGCTTTGGTGCTCACGGCCATCGTCATCGGCTTTGCCATGACCGCACTTTTCCTCGTCGTACTGCTGGCCGCACGCGGCCTGACCGGTACCGACCATGTCGACGGGCAGGAACGCTGA
- a CDS encoding monovalent cation/H+ antiporter subunit D, with product MESLFAHIAILPIVLPLLAGIVLVLIEDRHHRTKLVIDIVATVLLLVVALALLVHVNNGGPNLSTYRLGDWPVPFGIVLVADPLAALMVLLTAILGLSTVVFSAARWHRAGSHFHSLFQLLLMGLNGAFLTGDLFNLFVFFEVLLAASYGLMLHGSGTVRIKAGLHYIAVNLATSSLFLIGVSLIYGVTGTLNMADLAHRIPLIPEESRMLFEAGAAILGIAFLVKAGMWPLSFWLPTTYAAASPPVAAMFAIMSKVGIYVVLRLSLLLFGEGAAAHPGEQWLLYGGMATIAFGTVGVLSSQGTARMAAFCVLVSSGTLLAMIGYENAGVTAGALFYLVSSTLALSCLFLLSELVERGRGSEAGVLAVTLEAFGDDEEPAHDEEIGIATPLTLALLGIAFLCCALVIAGMPPFSGFIAKFAMIGAVLNPQGLGASVGISATSWALVALLIVSGLAATIALLRAGINIFWVTFDGEVPRVSIAEMLPVLLLLGLCVILTVLAGPAMAYMQDTAQYLHVPTAYVDVLLGTSAGATP from the coding sequence ATGGAAAGCCTGTTCGCCCACATCGCCATCCTGCCCATCGTGCTGCCGCTGCTGGCCGGCATCGTGCTGGTGCTGATCGAAGACCGGCATCACCGCACCAAGCTGGTCATCGATATCGTCGCCACGGTGCTGCTGCTGGTCGTGGCGCTGGCGCTGCTGGTCCATGTCAACAATGGCGGGCCGAACCTCAGCACCTACAGGCTCGGCGACTGGCCGGTGCCGTTCGGCATCGTGCTGGTGGCCGACCCGCTGGCTGCGCTCATGGTGCTGCTGACGGCCATACTGGGGCTGAGCACGGTCGTCTTTTCTGCCGCCCGCTGGCACCGCGCCGGATCGCATTTCCACAGCCTGTTCCAGCTTTTGCTGATGGGGCTGAACGGAGCCTTTCTCACCGGCGACCTGTTCAATCTCTTCGTCTTCTTCGAAGTGCTGCTGGCCGCTTCATACGGCCTGATGCTGCATGGTTCGGGCACGGTGCGGATCAAGGCCGGCCTGCACTATATCGCGGTCAACCTGGCCACCTCGTCGCTGTTCCTGATCGGCGTGAGCCTCATCTACGGCGTGACCGGCACTCTCAATATGGCCGACCTGGCACACCGCATTCCGCTCATCCCCGAAGAAAGTCGCATGCTATTCGAGGCCGGCGCCGCCATCCTGGGCATCGCCTTCCTGGTCAAGGCCGGCATGTGGCCGCTGAGCTTCTGGCTGCCGACCACCTATGCGGCGGCAAGCCCGCCGGTGGCGGCAATGTTCGCCATCATGAGCAAGGTCGGCATCTATGTGGTGCTGCGGCTGTCCTTGCTGCTGTTCGGCGAAGGCGCCGCGGCGCATCCAGGCGAGCAATGGCTGCTCTATGGCGGCATGGCGACCATAGCCTTCGGCACTGTCGGCGTGCTGTCCTCGCAGGGAACGGCCCGCATGGCGGCATTCTGCGTGCTGGTCTCGTCGGGCACCCTGCTGGCCATGATCGGCTACGAGAATGCCGGGGTCACGGCGGGGGCGCTCTTTTACCTCGTCAGCTCGACGCTCGCTTTGTCCTGCCTGTTTCTGCTGTCCGAACTGGTGGAACGCGGCCGTGGCAGCGAGGCCGGAGTCCTGGCCGTTACGCTCGAGGCTTTTGGCGACGACGAAGAGCCGGCCCATGACGAGGAGATCGGCATAGCCACGCCGCTGACCCTGGCCTTGCTGGGCATCGCCTTCCTGTGTTGCGCACTGGTGATTGCCGGCATGCCGCCATTCTCGGGCTTCATCGCCAAATTCGCCATGATCGGCGCCGTACTCAACCCGCAGGGGCTGGGCGCCAGCGTCGGCATCTCCGCCACGAGTTGGGCGCTGGTGGCGCTGCTGATCGTTTCGGGGCTGGCGGCAACCATCGCCTTGCTACGCGCAGGCATCAACATTTTCTGGGTGACATTCGACGGCGAAGTGCCGCGCGTCAGCATTGCCGAAATGCTGCCGGTACTGCTGCTGCTCGGGCTCTGCGTGATATTGACCGTGCTGGCCGGCCCGGCCATGGCCTATATGCAGGACACCGCACAATATCTGCATGTGCCGACCGCCTATGTCGATGTCCTGCTCGGTACCAGCGCGGGGGCGACGCCATGA
- a CDS encoding Na+/H+ antiporter subunit E, whose protein sequence is MRRLLPYPLLWVGLFAMWLLLAGSLAPGQVLLGAIIATLACRAAVLLDPPKPRMRRPGTILRLIGTVIADIVVSNIAVLGLILSGRKPRSAFVTIPLDLKDPTGLAILSGIVTATPGSAWIHYDSILHSVTIHILDTEDPEAWAATLRRVYEQRLVEIFQ, encoded by the coding sequence ATGAGACGCCTGCTGCCCTATCCCCTGCTCTGGGTCGGCCTATTCGCCATGTGGCTGCTGCTTGCCGGCAGTCTCGCGCCGGGTCAGGTGCTGCTCGGCGCCATTATCGCCACCCTGGCCTGCCGGGCGGCTGTGCTGCTCGATCCACCCAAGCCGCGCATGCGCCGGCCCGGCACGATTCTGCGCCTGATCGGCACTGTCATTGCCGATATCGTGGTGTCCAATATTGCCGTGCTCGGGCTGATCCTGAGCGGGCGGAAACCACGTTCCGCTTTCGTCACGATTCCGCTCGACCTGAAAGACCCGACCGGGCTTGCCATCCTGTCGGGCATCGTCACGGCGACACCAGGCAGCGCCTGGATCCACTATGACTCGATCCTGCACAGCGTCACGATCCATATTCTCGACACCGAGGATCCGGAAGCCTGGGCCGCAACGCTCAGACGTGTCTATGAACAGCGGCTGGTGGAGATATTCCAATGA